The following proteins are co-located in the Amphiprion ocellaris isolate individual 3 ecotype Okinawa chromosome 7, ASM2253959v1, whole genome shotgun sequence genome:
- the urb1 gene encoding nucleolar pre-ribosomal-associated protein 1 isoform X1, with the protein MGKKRRSEGSSESNTPVKKEKVPEFNGTVFKAMLKDPTTAKKGLQTFISTAKKLPCSDLYDVVEGYIKISMECAEIFKLLEGEKHMENEMMVIFESLEAILLRTASDLSHFNMVGNAIVKKIVSNHMKLLQGSFNSENHRFVRQCLSLLSALVSQGPEAAREVLSHIHINKSLSGLAKRKDKKGRPDVRQAFIQFVLSFLVSGDNAAVGQILDIKELLPEILNTGLREDRLSTVNLILSTLKTRVVLNKAISKTQKVRFFTPAVLANIASLYKWNGIVDATTDDNRMVEDSELAGISVVRDLVHSFLLDLCCSRKHGISFHDASFGTVGRAGNIVLLQFLVGLKQATEDELVAELVVNVLKESPDILSRYFKETQYSYTPRLKSAWQDNVKLLKKIYEAQPEISTVFQTRELIAVPRLLSMIMVISLPPVCNKAFFTQGLSLANQAVQLTTLSMVNFLLKRANKNIEYLLDKSVWSSSDLYSLDVMEEVVQQYRETLSKVLPDMTRIVEKWQSLSKKEKTDGEEKKMQTEGSTEVTENDMPVAETAEAILLKALILQAICLYQKVVPHLVSQCKFDFSKLLKGIVSEKGMREEVPPVLQYQILQLALDLPASKFSWFRIQDIADTESASGEKSVLYLLLKMFVSSSGSSHLKTSTQMLVQKVLRDTGVFEHTWTELELWLDHLIRLEPNQQETCIQFVEKVLVKVVCSSYTYTDKVASLVQEAGYLQANLSSQEGDAASIPVSHIDDVLDMLDVIMEGNDGEMEEFGPSLSEDLIIQTFPFSVVVPAALESRNKLPADKGVVYEYLSAVLSDVLHCQRDPLPLCLALLHYDKELVSSEPSASPNPAIIHFHQYYSKWLPQQCHEELFKSSECHLKGLPTPTSCTALMKAAYIQGANSLLEHAFRENVEGALHSMSMTEFPIAIKQVLLYIKSTVENFGTFSKDIGAALLMTLIGILQDMVVNLQGCQETKHSEPAAEKSQEGSDLFLELNQLNPVEVNKEQILVSALSSIFKHPCVDQWFLALELSALPSHSLNPARLKQLCALLTDGILALLKISAPTLRDLNHLELLCSYMEAVERAVLKELTERGSQPAKTHSRPFQALLSLHSYMGSCNLKEVVSKLLLLSHSSLISPSSEGTQSELSNYGHAALQILTESKSTSSQGQGTFLTQAHFHGLGTLLLCCTSPALEAFLLHTLSREPGSAKLIHTDVLLHCLQRPLSDTLSISSLLLQNSSTHCLCFEVWCLEPANMEKLSDQTKAFLPLINTYLQLAGREDPARPQDVQNEVLKAMKQTLLAKLSRSVLENLSEDSGAQLAETLANLIKFSANVKDIRNLINNLPSGLQNVDSFERWKLVDVITEKLADCPEEQEKWKKSVATAALKCLITSYSHSKDQATSPTDQEQSILDRMKQQLLTSAEGITASEWNSFVKHGLKYRYRDHHFLSTLISLLEVMYRDGEVQKDRLPLSTLHMMTISHSLFLPTMLASDEESSACQAREELISLLFCLVKKCPSVCNINHFVVLLGAYGATLCTSDQKLLLLLQEYEKNQVSLLKFQSFLWGPAALEHHKTRKSLGASLWKQASSDDLLALLKTDKMLQTVAHFPQQRRIIPQDGMELLYSNNAVKDLGDLYDPCYLLPLFSAILQPECVIDCLKFVSSHALGVTTMALSSYDPKVRAAAYHVLSCFYQHLEGARFREKRQLLYLMDIVKNGIRQQNQRLPFVLTTYITKAAQQMLKPEDHMYVVLNRFLLSHQSLDFRRVPEFFKLFYGFDLEHKMEREWILTVLEEGISDGHCYQLCNQQGIFQILLGFSSSPLCDERFQAQIIRVLCQAVRVTKAAYNLIKSSGLLSWIIQVVEKRNLEQQLLCAIIDLFHVLWFTNLGQKEKQADEAKACSSTEKKPQSLVKCLPLPFISEFLCVASTISRHLRLGVKATQLKLFLQTLCSVLKHRETALNVNKQADRLTLHPQSLSCTETVSLLLCWASLSRNTALLTQIQALSEKHKVKELMRMGRDKARGKGSFSQACTRKENLAEDTEMEKQEESLLTECKFFLSSIFVHWEPVVHLTEPQSAQPKHKLDPSRLASDTVHLLTKWSLKWLVEDSYDENRAKEFLHWLEKAVLQHKETVDVVLLDRGLKADLLRFYHQAFEARRHSSISSRAETFQLFTNIMMCLLETQGHLPELHQAVVSACMPKATRDQSRLEAGLSLLSLYTHELWSGATSAELFLSHVSLVNKAKCKKQKASKSSWTPTAIRAICNDIITMKS; encoded by the exons ATGGGTAAAAAGCGTCGCAGCGAAGGCTCCTCGGAGTCAAACACTCcggtgaaaaaagagaaagttccGGAGTTCAATGGGACTGTGTTCAAAGCTATGCTAAAGGACCCAACTACGGCCAAGAAGG GGCTGCAGACGTTCATATCAACCGCTAAGAAGCTGCCCTGCTCTGACCTGTATGATGTGGTGGAAGGTTATATTAAAATCTCTATGGAGTGTGCAGAAATATTCAAACTGCTAGAAGGAGAGAAGCACATGGAAAATGAG ATGATGGTGATTTTTGAGAGCTTGGAGGCGATCCTTCTAAGGACAGCCAGCGACCTGTCCCACTTCAACATGGTCGGCAATGCGATTGTGAAAAAGATTGTTTCCAACCACATGAAACTTCTGCAAGGGTCTTTCAATTCAGAAAATCACAG GTTTGTCCGTCAGTGCCTCAGCCTCCTGTCTGCCTTGGTGTCTCAGGGTCCAGAAGCTGCCAGAGAGGTCTTAAGTCATATTCACATCAACAAATCTCTGTCCGGACTGGCAAAGAGAAAGGATAAAAAG GGTAGACCTGATGTCcgccaggcttttatccaattTGTCCTGTCCTTTTTGGTGTCTGGTGACAATGCAGCAGTAGGACAAATACTAGATATCAAAG agCTCCTGCCAGAGATTCTGAATACAGGCCTGAGGGAGGACAGACTGTCCACAGTCAATCTGATTTTGTCTACACTGAAGACTAGA GTTGTACTAAACAAGGCCATTAGTAAAACACAGAAAGTGCGTTTTTTCACACCTGCTGTATTGGCCAACATCGCATCTCTGTATAAATGGAATGGGATTGTGGATGCAACCACTGATGACAACAGA ATGGTGGAAGACTCGGAGCTTGCTGGGATTTCAGTTGTCCGGGATCTTGTTCACAGCTTCCTTCTTGACCTGTGTTGTTCTCGTAAGCATGGTATCAGCTTTCATGACGCCAGCTTTGGTACAGTTGGCAG AGCTGGCAACATTGTCTTGCTGCAGTTCTTAGTGGGGCTGAAGCAAGCGACTGAGGATGAATTAGTGGCAGAGCTGGTGGtgaatgtgctgaaagagaGCCCTGACATTCTGTCCAGATATTTCAAGGAGACTCAGTATTCCTACACCCCACGCCTCAAAAGTGCTTGGCAAGACAATGTCAAGTTACTTAAAAAG ATCTATGAGGCCCAGCCCGAGATTTCAACAGTCTTTCAAACCCGTGAGCTCATCGCTGTGCCTCGCCTGCTCTCCATGATTATGGTGATATCACTTCCTCCAGTCTGTAACAAGGCCTTCTTCACACAAGGCCTCAGT CTTGCCAACCAAGCAGTGCAGCTTACAACTCTGTCCATGGTGAACTTCCTCTTGAAAAGAGCCAATAAGAATATAGAGTACCTTTTGGATAAGTCTGTGTGGTCGAGCTCAGACTTATACAGTCTGGATGTAATGGAGGAAGTGGTGCAGCAGTACAGGGAGACACTCAGCAAG GTTTTGCCAGACATGACACGTATAGTTGAAAAGTGGCAGTCACTTAGCAAGAAGGAGAAGACAGacggagaagaaaaaaagatgcaaactgaAGGGAGCACtgaagtgactgaaaatgacatgcCTG TTGCAGAGACAGCTGAGGCCATTCTGCTGAAGGCTCTGATTCTTCAGGCCATATGCCTTTACCAGAAAGTGGTACCACATCTGGTCAGCCAGTGCAAATTTGACTTCAGCAAGCTCTTAAAag GGATTGTGTCAGAGAAAGGAATGAGGGAAGAAGTCCCCCCTGTTTTGCAGTATCAGATACTGCAGCTGGCCTTAGACCTTCCTGCAAGTAAATTCTCCTGGTTCCGCATACAG GATATTGCAGATACAGAATCAGCATCTGGAGAGAAGTCAGTACTTTACCTGCTTCTCAAGATGTTTGTcagcagcagtggcagcagcCATCTGAAAACCTCCACACAGATGCTGGTTCAAAAA GTGTTAAGGGACACTGGGGTGTTTGAGCACACCTGGACTGAGCTTGAGCTCTGGCTCGACCATCTGATCAGACTCGAACCAAACCAACAGGAGACATGTATACAGTTCGTGGAGAAG GTGTTGGTTAAAGTGGTGTGCAGTTCCTACACATACACAGATAAAGTTGCCAGCCTGGTCCAGGAGGCAGGTTATCTGCAAGCTAACCTGAGCAGCCAAGAGGGTGACGCAGCAAGTATCCCAGTCTCACACATAGATG ATGTCTTGGACATGCTGGATGTCATTATGGAGGGTAATGATGGTGAGATGGAAGAGTTTGGGCCATCTCTGAGTGAAGACCTCATTATCCAAACCTTCCCCTTCAGTGTGGTGGTACCTGCTGCTCTGGAATCCCGAAACAAATTGCCAGCAGACAAAG GGGTGGTATATGAATACTTGTCTGCAGTCCTCTCAGATGTGCTGCACTGTCAGAGAGATCCGCTCCCACTCTGCTTGGCTCTGCTGCACTATGATAAGGAGCTTGTTTCCTCCGAACCTTCTGCTTCTCCTAATCCAGCCATCATACACTTTCATCAGTATTACTCCAAATGGTTACCACAGCAGTGTCACGAGGAACTG ttcAAGTCTTCTGAATGCCACTTAAAGGGATTGCCAACCCCTACTTCATGCACTGCGCTCATGAAAGCTGCTTATATTCAAGGAGCAAACAGTTTGCTTGAGCACGCATTCAGAGAAAATGTAGAAGGCGCTCTACATTCCATGTCAATGACTGAGTTTCCGATTGCAATCAAGCAGGTCTTGCTTTACATCaaatcaacagtggaaaacttTGGCACG ttttccAAAGACATAGGAGCTGCCCTTTTGATGACCTTAATTGGAATACTTCAGGATATGGTGGTCAATCTGCAAGGCTGTCAGGAAACCAAACATTCTGAGCCAGCAGCTGAGAAATCCCAAGAGGGATCAGACCTCTTTCTGGAACTCAACCAGTTAAACCCAGTTGAAGTCAATAAAGAGcag ATCCTTGTTTCAGCACTTAGCTCCATCTTCAAGCATCCATGTGTGGACCAGTGGTTTCTGGCTCTGGAACTTTCTGCCCTGCCTTCTCACTCTCTGAACCCTGCTAGACTAAAGCAGCTCTGTGCTCTACTGACAGATGGTATTCTGGCCCTTCTGAAGATCAGCGCCCCAACTCTTCGGGATTTGAATCATTTGGAGCTTCTGTGTAGCTACATGGAGGCTGTAGAAAGAGCTGTTCTCAAAGAATTGACAGAGAGGGGTTCTCAACctgcaaagacacactctaGACCTTTCCAGGCACTACTGTCTCTGCACAGCTACATGGGTTCTTGTAATCTGAAGGAGGTGGTCTCTAAGTTGCTACTTCTCTCCCATAGCAGCCTTATATCCCCCAGCAGTGAGGGGACACAGTCTGAGCTCAGCAATTATGGTCACGCAGCTCTGCAGATCCTCACAGAGAGTAAATCTACCTCTTCTCAGGGCCAGGGCACATTCTTAACACAGGCACACTTCCATGGCTTGGGCACCCTGCTGCTATGCTGCACCAGCCCTGCGCTGGAGGCTTTCTTGCTCCACACTCTGTCTAGAGAGCCAGGCAGTGCCAAACTCATCCACACAGATGTGCTGTTGCACTGTCTCCAACGGCCTCTCAGTGACACTCTCTCTATTAGCTCTctcctgctgcagaacagctccACTCACTGCCTCTGCTTTGAGGTGTGGTGCCTTGAACCTGCAAACATGGAGAAGCTCTCAGATCAGACAAAGGCCTTCCTTCCACTGATTAATACCTACTTACAACTGGCAGGTAGAGAGGACCCAGCCAGACCCCAAGATG TGCaaaatgaagttttaaaagcCATGAAGCAAACACTGCTTGCCAAATTGTCACGAAGTGTCCTGGAAAATCTGTCAGAGGACTCCGGAGCCCAGCTTGCAGAAACACTCGCTAATTTGATCAAGTTTTCTGCAAACGTCAAGGACATCAGGAATCTGATCAACAATCTTCCCAGTGGTCTTCAAAATGTAGACAGTTTTGAAAG atGGAAACTGGTAGATGTTATCACTGAAAAGCTTGCTGATTGCCCAGAGGAACAAGAAAAATGGAAGAAGTCTGTAGCCACTGCAGCCCTCAAGTGTCTAATCACCTCTTACAGTCACTCTAAAGATCAGGCTACTTCTCCAACAGACCAAGAGCAAAGCATCCTGGACAGAATGAAACAGCAGCTCCTG ACTTCAGCGGAAGGCATCACTGCATCTGAGTGGAACAGCTTTGTCAAACACGGACTGAA GTATCGCTACAGAGATCACCACTTCCTCAGCACTTTGATTAGCCTGTTGGAAGTGATGTATCGTGACGGTGAAGTCCAGAAGGATCGTTTACCTTTATCCACCCTTCACATGATGACTATCAGCCATTCTCTGTTCCTGCCCACCATGCTGGCCTCTGATGAAGAGTCTAGCGCTTGCCAAGCTAGAG agGAGTTAATATCCCTTCTCTTCTGTCTGGTGAAGAAATGCCCATCTGTCTGTAACATTAATCACTTTGTTGTACTTTTGGGAGCATATGGCGCCACACTGTGTACTTCAG atCAGAAACTGTTATTACTTCTTCAGGAATATGAAAAAAACCAAGTCAGTCTGCTGAAGTTTCA ATCGTTCCTGTGGGGCCCAGCAGCTCTGGAGCACCACAAGACCAGGAAAAGCCTGGGAGCTTCGCTGTGGAAGCAGGCGAGCTCGGATGACCTACTGGCTCTGCTGAAAACTGACAAGATGCTCCAAACTGTTGCACACTTTCCACAGCAGCGCAGAATCATCCCGCAG GATGGTATGGAGCTGCTGTACAGCAACAACGCAGTGAAGGATCTTGGGGATTTGTATGATCCCTGTTATCTTTTACCTCTATTCAGCGCCATACTGCAGCCAG AGTGCGTTATTGACTGCCTCAAGTTTGTATCCAGCCATGCTCTTGGAGTAACTACAATGGCTCTAAGTAGCTACGACCCAAAGGTGAGAGCAGCAGCTTACCATGTGCTTAGCTGCTTCTACCAACACCTGGAGGGTGCTCGGttcagagagaagagacag CTGCTGTATTTGATGGACATAGTAAAGAATGGGATTCGACAGCAGAATCAGAGACTTCCGTTTGTCTTGACCACTTACATCACCAAAGCAGCTCAGCAGATGCTCAAACCTG AGGACCACATGTATGTAGTGTTAAACAGGTTTCTGCTGTCCCATCAGAGTTTGGACTTCAGAAGAGTCCCTGAGTTCTTCAAGCTGTTTTATGGTTTCGACTTAGAG CACAAGATGGAACGTGAGTGGATCCTCACTGTGCTGGAGGAAGGAATAAGCGATGGACACTGCTATCAACTGTGCAACCAACAAGGCATCTTTCAGATCCTGTTAGGCTTCAGCAGCAGCCCATTGTGTGATGAGCGCTTCCAG GCACAGATCATTAGGGTGTTGTGTCAGGCTGTCCGTGTGACCAAAGCAGCTTATAACCTCATCAAGAGCTCTGGGCTACTAAGCTGGATAATACAGGTAGTTGAAAAAAG GAATCTAGAGCAGCAGCTCCTATGTGCCATCATTGATCTGTTCCATGTGCTGTGGTTTACCAACCTTGGGCAGAAGGAGAAGCAGGCAGATGAAGCAAAGGCCTGCTCATCTACTGAGAAGAAACCTCAGAGCTTAGTGAAATGTCTCCCACTCCCATTCATCAGTGAATTCTTATGTGTGGCGTCAACTATCAGCAGACATCTCAG GTTGGGTGTGAAGGCCACACAGCTGAAACTGTTTCTGCAGACTCTTTGCTCTGTACTGAAGCATCGTGAGACAGCTCTCAATGTAAACAAACAGGCTGACCGGCTCACACTTCACCCACAGTCTCTCTCCTGCACTGAAACCgtctctctgcttctctgctggGCCTCCTTGTCCCGCAACACAGCACTCCTCACCCAAATACAAGCCTTGTCTGAAAAGCACAAAGTGAAAGAACTGATGA GGATGGGGAGGGATAAAGCCAGAGGAAAAGGCTCCTTTTCCCAGGCCTGCACACGAAAGGAGAACCTAGCAGAAGATACTGAGATGGAGAAACAAGAAGAGAGTCTCCTGACAGAATGTAAATTTTTCCTCAGCAGTATCTTTGTTCACTGGGAGCCTGTGGTTCACCTCACTGAACCCCAGTCAGCACAGCCAAAACACAAACTGGATCCCAGTCGGTTGGCCAGTGATACTGTACACCTGCTTACAAAGTGGTCCCTGAAGTGGTTGGTGGAGGACTCGTATgatgaaaacagagcaaaagaATTCTTGCACTGGCTTGAAAAAGCTGTGCTCCAACACAAGGAAACTGTGGATGTTGTGCTGCTTGATCGTGGCTTGAAAGCAGACCTCCTTCGGTTCTACCATCAGGCCTTTGAAGCTCGACGTCACTCCAGCATCTCATCAAGAGCAGAAACATTCCAGCTTTTTACCAACATCATGATGTGCTTACTAGAGACCCAGGGTCACCTTCCAGAGCTACATCAGGCAGTCGTATCTGCCTGCATGCCAAAAGCCACACGGGATCAGTCTAGACTTG AAGCAGGGCTCTCTCTGTTGTCATTGTACACTCATGAATTATGGAGCGGGGCCACATCAGCAGAACTCTTCCTGTCTCATGTCAGTTTGGTGAACAAAGCCAAGTGCAAGAAACAGAAAGCATCGAAATCATCATGGACTCCAACAGCCATCAGAGCCATCTGTAATGACATCATCACCATGAAGAGTTAA